The Microbacterium luteum genome includes a region encoding these proteins:
- a CDS encoding TatD family hydrolase, protein MSDPSAYVRTREKGTRDTRYPDAPAPLAVPVYDNHAHLEIEDGDDPLSLTDQLDRAAEVGVAGVVQAGGDIESSRWSAWAASSDPRVLAAVAIHPNEAPLYRDAGRLDEAIAVIDELAAQPRVRAIGETGLDFFRTDEPGIPAQHESFEAHIALAKKYGIAMQIHDRDAHDAVFETLSRVGAPERTVFHCFSGDEAMAGIAAERGYWLSFAGNVTFKNAQNLRDALHVTPVERILVETDAPFLTPTPHRGRPNAPYLIPVTVRFMAAELGVELDELCAQLARNTFEVYGAF, encoded by the coding sequence ATGAGCGATCCGAGCGCGTACGTGCGAACGCGGGAGAAGGGGACGCGCGACACCCGGTATCCGGATGCGCCCGCGCCGCTGGCGGTGCCCGTCTACGACAATCACGCCCACCTCGAGATCGAGGACGGCGATGATCCGCTGAGCCTCACCGACCAGCTCGACCGCGCCGCCGAGGTCGGCGTGGCGGGCGTCGTGCAGGCCGGAGGAGACATCGAGTCCAGCCGCTGGTCGGCCTGGGCGGCTTCGTCGGATCCGCGCGTCCTGGCGGCGGTCGCCATCCACCCCAACGAGGCCCCGCTGTATCGGGATGCGGGACGCCTTGACGAGGCGATCGCGGTCATCGACGAGCTCGCCGCACAGCCGCGCGTGCGTGCGATCGGGGAGACCGGGCTGGACTTCTTCCGCACCGACGAGCCCGGCATCCCCGCGCAGCACGAGTCCTTCGAGGCGCACATCGCGCTGGCGAAGAAGTACGGCATCGCGATGCAGATCCACGACCGCGACGCTCACGATGCGGTATTCGAGACGCTGTCGCGCGTCGGCGCCCCGGAACGCACGGTGTTCCACTGCTTCTCCGGCGACGAGGCGATGGCCGGCATCGCCGCCGAGCGCGGCTACTGGCTCTCGTTCGCCGGCAACGTCACGTTCAAGAATGCCCAGAACCTGCGTGACGCGTTGCACGTGACGCCGGTCGAGCGCATCCTCGTCGAGACGGATGCGCCGTTCCTCACGCCGACCCCGCATCGCGGACGCCCCAACGCCCCGTACCTGATCCCGGTCACGGTGCGCTTCATGGCCGCGGAGCTCGGGGTCGAGCTCGACGAGCTGTGCGCACAGCTGGCCCGCAACACCTTCGAGGTCTACGGCGCGTTTTGA